From a single Rhizobium lusitanum genomic region:
- the dusA gene encoding tRNA dihydrouridine(20/20a) synthase DusA, with translation MYADALNNGRKIFAVAPMIDWTDRHCRYLHRQISRNALLYTEMVVADAIIHGPRDRLLGHDVSEHPVALQLGGSDPVKLTTALQIAEAYNYDEINLNVGCPSDRVQSGTFGACLMLTPETVAECIAAMKAVSRAPVTVKCRIGVDEQEPEQALPELITRVLDAGADAIWIHARKAWLKGLSPKENREIPPLDYDIVYRMKQRWPDVFIGINGGIQTLDQAEGHLAHVDGVMLGRAAYQNAAILADVDHRFFGEAAVEPDWNDLRDRMMAYTARHIANGGRVHHVARHMVGLFTGLPGSRRYRQILSTDANKPGAGPEVIAAAFAAVDFGGDAEQASA, from the coding sequence ATGTACGCTGACGCCCTGAACAACGGCCGCAAGATTTTCGCGGTGGCCCCGATGATCGACTGGACTGACCGGCATTGCAGGTATCTGCACCGGCAGATTAGCCGCAATGCGCTGCTCTATACCGAGATGGTGGTGGCGGATGCGATCATCCATGGGCCGCGCGATCGGCTGCTGGGGCATGATGTCAGCGAACATCCTGTCGCGTTGCAGCTGGGCGGCTCCGATCCCGTCAAGCTGACTACCGCCTTGCAGATCGCCGAGGCTTACAATTACGACGAGATCAATCTCAATGTTGGCTGTCCTTCGGATCGCGTGCAGTCGGGCACTTTCGGCGCCTGCCTGATGCTGACGCCGGAGACGGTGGCGGAGTGCATCGCGGCGATGAAGGCGGTGTCCAGGGCGCCGGTGACAGTGAAATGCCGCATCGGCGTTGATGAGCAGGAGCCGGAACAGGCGCTGCCGGAGCTGATCACGCGGGTGCTCGATGCCGGTGCCGACGCCATCTGGATCCATGCCCGCAAGGCCTGGCTGAAGGGCCTGTCGCCGAAGGAGAATCGCGAGATCCCGCCGCTGGACTACGATATCGTCTACCGCATGAAGCAGCGCTGGCCCGATGTTTTCATTGGAATCAACGGCGGTATCCAGACGCTGGATCAGGCGGAAGGGCATCTCGCTCATGTCGACGGCGTCATGCTCGGCCGCGCGGCCTATCAGAACGCCGCCATCCTCGCCGATGTCGACCATCGTTTCTTTGGCGAAGCAGCCGTCGAGCCGGATTGGAATGATCTGCGCGACCGGATGATGGCCTATACCGCACGCCACATCGCCAATGGCGGCCGCGTGCACCACGTCGCCCGCCACATGGTCGGCCTTTTCACCGGTCTGCCGGGTTCCCGCCGCTACCGCCAGATCCTCTCAACCGACGCCAACAAGCCGGGGGCAGGGCCTGAGGTGATCGCGGCGGCGTTTGCGGCGGTGGATTTTGGTGGGGATGCGGAGCAGGCGAGCGCTTGA
- a CDS encoding fumarylacetoacetate hydrolase family protein has product MTESLATVIPLPAPVLLPIEGEDAFFPVRRVYCVGRNYADHAIEMGHDPSREPPFFFQKNPDNLLVSGDFPYPPLSSDVHHEVELVIALRSGGADIPAERALDCIYGYGVGIDFTRRDLQGEAKKLGRPWEIGKAFEHSAPVSALVPATQVGHPDKGGIWLMRNGEAAQRGDLQQMIWKVPEIIAELSKLFTLAPGDIILTGTPAGVGPVARGDRITCAVDGVATLVLNVV; this is encoded by the coding sequence ATGACCGAATCGCTTGCCACAGTCATTCCCCTGCCCGCACCCGTGCTGCTGCCGATCGAGGGTGAGGATGCCTTCTTCCCAGTGCGCCGTGTCTATTGCGTCGGCCGCAACTATGCCGACCATGCGATCGAGATGGGCCATGACCCCAGCCGCGAGCCGCCCTTCTTCTTCCAGAAGAACCCGGACAACCTGCTGGTGTCGGGCGATTTCCCCTATCCGCCGCTGTCCTCGGATGTGCATCATGAGGTCGAGTTGGTGATCGCGCTTAGAAGTGGTGGCGCCGACATTCCGGCCGAACGCGCCCTGGACTGCATCTACGGCTATGGCGTCGGCATCGATTTCACCCGCCGCGACCTTCAGGGCGAGGCCAAGAAGCTTGGCCGCCCGTGGGAAATCGGCAAGGCCTTCGAACATTCCGCGCCAGTCTCGGCGCTGGTGCCGGCAACCCAGGTCGGCCATCCCGACAAGGGTGGCATCTGGCTGATGCGCAACGGCGAGGCGGCGCAGCGCGGCGACCTCCAGCAGATGATCTGGAAAGTGCCTGAGATCATCGCCGAACTGTCAAAACTCTTCACGCTGGCGCCCGGCGACATCATCCTGACCGGCACGCCCGCCGGCGTCGGCCCCGTCGCGCGCGGCGACAGAATTACCTGCGCCGTCGATGGCGTCGCAACGCTGGTGCTGAACGTGGTTTGA